One window of the Eucalyptus grandis isolate ANBG69807.140 chromosome 8, ASM1654582v1, whole genome shotgun sequence genome contains the following:
- the LOC104456295 gene encoding putative lipid-transfer protein DIR1, with product MARDTTVQVVIYLGTIYVHGQSPNDPWSILYIKQTKHHSSRGQELSIALILEKTLSCHSSASVSHLDHHKKMEATNKKAVILLGLMVAIACCANAQTICNMSYSELMACKPAATPPNPPPPTSACCTGLSHANLKCFCQYKNSPILPSVGVNPKLAMQLPSKCQIPNAPTC from the coding sequence ATGGCCCGTGACACCACAGTGCAAGTGGTGATCTACTTAGGGACAATATATGTTCACGGGCAATCCCCAAACGATCCCTGGTCGATTCTCTATATAAAGCAGACGAAACATCACTCCTCTCGTGGCCAAGAACTGAGCATAGCCCTCATATTAGAGAAGACTCTCTCCTGTCATTCGAGCGCGTCCGTCAGTCACTTAGACCACCACAAGAAGATGGAGGCAACCAACAAGAAGGCGGTGATTCTCTTGGGATTGATGGTCGCGATCGCTTGCTGCGCCAATGCTCAGACCATATGCAACATGTCCTATTCGGAGTTGATGGCTTGCAAGCCGGCCGCGACGCCGCCAAACCCGCCACCCCCCACGAGCGCATGCTGCACGGGGCTCTCGCACGCCAACTTGAAGTGCTTCTGCCAGTACAAGAACTCGCCGATCCTGCCCTCGGTCGGGGTCAACCCGAAGCTCGCGATGCAGCTCCCCAGCAAGTGCCAGATCCCTAATGCCCCCACATGCTGA